The Deltaproteobacteria bacterium genome window below encodes:
- a CDS encoding transglycosylase SLT domain-containing protein, which translates to MNTLNYADKLARASSQTAKRPGAGRTSRWGGASIRVAAVAAIGLVVTVFAVSAYRTARETGAAGRELARSLGRAVTPVLSAEDTYRLQVIQQVLAQYPGLPEADRAVVGETIFVESRRHGLDPLLVLAVASHESGFRRTATSYAGARGIMQVMPATGRAISKDLGLSYPGDDVLYDPVFSIRLGTYYLARMRHHEPRLDMALTAYNMGLGRLREIRATRELNDSVYSRRVMGYYRKYQRQYLLAALGQKATTQTALATSDAAFFAAIP; encoded by the coding sequence ATGAACACACTGAACTACGCCGACAAGCTGGCCCGTGCCAGCTCCCAGACAGCCAAACGGCCGGGTGCGGGACGAACGTCCCGCTGGGGCGGTGCGTCAATCCGGGTGGCCGCCGTTGCGGCCATCGGGCTCGTGGTTACCGTGTTTGCCGTGTCGGCCTACCGGACTGCCCGTGAAACCGGAGCCGCCGGGCGGGAACTGGCCCGCAGCCTGGGCCGCGCCGTGACGCCGGTCCTTTCGGCCGAGGATACGTATCGCCTGCAGGTGATCCAGCAGGTTCTGGCCCAGTATCCGGGCCTCCCCGAGGCGGACCGGGCAGTGGTGGGGGAGACGATCTTTGTCGAGTCCCGCCGCCACGGCCTCGACCCCCTCCTGGTCCTGGCCGTTGCCTCCCATGAGTCCGGCTTCCGCCGGACGGCGACGAGTTACGCCGGGGCCCGCGGCATCATGCAGGTGATGCCGGCGACGGGCCGGGCGATCTCGAAGGATCTTGGCCTTTCCTATCCCGGCGACGACGTTCTCTACGACCCGGTGTTCAGCATCCGCCTGGGCACCTACTACCTCGCCCGCATGCGCCACCACGAGCCCCGCCTCGACATGGCGCTCACCGCCTACAACATGGGCCTCGGCCGTTTGCGGGAGATCCGTGCCACCCGCGAGCTGAACGACTCGGTCTACTCGCGCCGGGTGATGGGCTACTACCGCAAATACCAGCGGCAGTATCTCCTGGCCGCCCTCGGCCAGAAGGCCACGACCCAGACGGCGCTCGCCACCTCCGACGCGGCCTTCTTTGCCGCGATCCCCTGA
- a CDS encoding MBL fold metallo-hydrolase, translating into MNPPDDSEIIIRQLVNGPFQENCWLVGDPATKRCTLVDPGSSAEGILEFIDQMGLKLDKITNTHGHMDHAGAVAPIKRERGVGFWIHRGETMNLQSMPKWGPLMGMGDLEVPEVEHWIEDGDEIPVGNLTLKSLATPGHTAGGVSFLVGGRHLFVGDTIFQGSVGRTDLPGGNYDTLIESIRTKILPLPDDTLIYSGHGPVTTLGHERRRNPFILKPELFREQMVSGRQGGMMG; encoded by the coding sequence ATGAACCCGCCAGACGACAGCGAAATCATCATCCGCCAGCTGGTGAACGGGCCGTTCCAGGAAAACTGCTGGCTGGTGGGTGATCCGGCAACGAAGCGGTGCACGCTCGTCGATCCGGGCAGCTCTGCCGAGGGCATCCTGGAGTTCATAGACCAGATGGGCCTGAAGCTCGACAAGATCACCAACACCCACGGGCACATGGACCATGCGGGCGCCGTCGCGCCGATCAAGCGCGAGCGCGGCGTCGGGTTCTGGATCCACCGGGGCGAGACGATGAACCTCCAGTCCATGCCCAAGTGGGGACCGCTCATGGGCATGGGCGACCTTGAGGTTCCGGAGGTCGAGCACTGGATCGAGGACGGAGACGAGATTCCGGTCGGCAACCTCACGCTGAAATCGCTGGCGACGCCGGGCCACACAGCCGGCGGCGTTTCGTTCCTCGTGGGCGGACGCCACCTATTCGTCGGGGACACGATCTTCCAGGGTTCGGTGGGCCGCACCGACCTGCCGGGCGGGAACTATGACACGCTGATCGAATCGATCCGTACGAAAATACTACCGCTGCCGGACGACACCCTGATCTATTCCGGTCACGGCCCGGTCACCACGCTCGGGCACGAGCGGCGGCGCAACCCGTTCATCCTGAAACCCGAGCTGTTCCGTGAGCAGATGGTGTCCGGCCGCCAGGGCGGCATGATGGGCTGA
- a CDS encoding phasin family protein produces the protein MKKQAVQTPDNNPIAVFVRSQIEQGQKVLEKVETEVTQVVNKILEVSGLDLEKGKNWVENLAEQFEASREEFEKQLSVRVTEVINKVGLATRSQIDDLAKRLESLAKRVETVTRDSARPAPRAKAAPKARRPVAQA, from the coding sequence ATGAAGAAGCAGGCCGTCCAGACCCCCGACAACAACCCCATCGCCGTGTTCGTCCGCTCGCAGATCGAGCAGGGCCAGAAGGTGCTCGAAAAGGTCGAGACCGAGGTGACCCAGGTGGTCAACAAGATCCTCGAGGTTTCGGGCCTCGACTTGGAGAAGGGCAAGAACTGGGTGGAAAACCTCGCCGAGCAGTTCGAGGCGAGCCGCGAGGAGTTCGAAAAGCAGCTCTCGGTCCGTGTGACCGAGGTGATCAACAAGGTGGGGCTCGCCACGCGGTCGCAGATTGATGATCTGGCCAAGCGGCTGGAATCACTGGCGAAACGGGTTGAAACCGTCACCCGTGACAGTGCCCGTCCGGCCCCCCGCGCCAAGGCCGCCCCGAAGGCCCGCCGCCCGGTGGCCCAGGCCTGA
- a CDS encoding response regulator, with protein sequence MKGRQARDMGRRSIRTQLIAIAVLAVAPALAFMYLGTREFRGLMTAQAEQQALRTAEFISGFAERRVENARGFLKGLALLPVLTRERGAECSAVLADILRASPEYVNIGVTDPSGRLFCSGLPFEMDTDLSDRAYFLRAQASGGFSVGNYQIGRVTHRSTVNFAVPLAAPEGGLPPVLYVAVDLETFADEAYTRVLPAGSTLILLDRHHTILYRYPEHAQWAGKDISDTALTKLMGAAASGTVEAAGLDGVRRIHAFTPVSGESGLEPLRVIVGVPSETVFGAIDAAYRRGITGMSIVGILAILAAWLTGDMLIGRRIGRLVTAVDRMGGGDLSVRTELADGNDEIGQLAVAVDRMAESLDRITGQHRLILLSANEGICGVGPDGKIVFVNPACCRLLGRPAIELEGAEASPLFVSFNLHDGVPHRSGVLADLAGKELVSGAVRRKDGTVCQIELTVSELRRGDTPAGFVVIFADVSNRRRLEDQLEQARRMEVVGRLAGGVAHDFNNLLTLINGNAQMVLSDAQPQSQIHRDAAGILEAGQQAAAITRQLLIFSRYQLDERCSIDLAGLIDRQSRMLCRMIGEHIRLSVKAEPGLWAVQANPGQIEQVLLNLSLNGADAMRTGGDLLISASNLESVVLASQHPAGIAPGKYVVLSVADTGTGIPPEIRKHMFEPFYTTKEAGKGTGLGLSVVYGVVKSLGGGVAVESEVGSGTTIRVYLPATGEVPVPAPPPVIAASGKSSRILLVEDDARVRSVTARLLGKLDYTVLEAPGPGEALSILETEKGQVDLLFTDMIMPGMDGQELCRQVRRRYPGVRTLVISGYAGELYNNPELPPAIDGFLSKPYTVTELAEKVGQVLGMERPDDAQGRPPVA encoded by the coding sequence GTGAAGGGCAGGCAGGCGAGGGACATGGGACGCCGCTCCATCCGCACCCAACTGATTGCCATTGCCGTGCTGGCGGTCGCGCCTGCGCTCGCCTTCATGTACTTGGGCACACGCGAGTTCCGCGGGCTCATGACCGCGCAGGCCGAGCAGCAGGCGCTCCGTACGGCCGAGTTCATCAGCGGCTTCGCCGAGCGGCGTGTTGAAAACGCCAGGGGGTTTCTCAAGGGGCTCGCCCTTCTTCCGGTGCTGACCCGCGAGCGTGGGGCCGAATGCAGCGCCGTCCTGGCGGATATCCTCCGGGCGAGTCCCGAATACGTGAATATCGGGGTGACGGACCCTTCAGGCAGGCTGTTCTGCAGCGGCCTGCCGTTCGAGATGGACACGGACCTCTCGGACCGGGCCTATTTCCTGAGAGCACAGGCGAGCGGCGGCTTCTCGGTGGGCAACTACCAGATCGGGCGTGTCACGCACCGGTCCACGGTCAACTTCGCCGTGCCGCTGGCCGCACCGGAAGGCGGGCTGCCGCCGGTGCTTTACGTGGCAGTGGATCTGGAGACGTTCGCCGATGAGGCCTACACGCGGGTGCTGCCCGCGGGCTCGACGCTGATCCTGCTGGACCGCCACCACACGATCCTGTACCGCTACCCCGAACACGCCCAGTGGGCAGGCAAGGATATCAGCGACACGGCGCTGACAAAACTTATGGGCGCGGCGGCGTCGGGAACCGTGGAGGCGGCCGGACTGGATGGCGTCCGGCGGATTCATGCGTTCACACCCGTAAGCGGCGAGTCCGGCCTGGAGCCGCTCCGGGTCATCGTGGGCGTCCCGTCGGAGACGGTCTTCGGGGCCATTGATGCCGCCTACCGGCGTGGCATTACCGGCATGAGCATTGTCGGCATACTGGCGATACTCGCGGCCTGGCTCACCGGGGATATGCTGATCGGCCGGCGAATCGGCCGCCTGGTGACGGCGGTGGACCGGATGGGCGGGGGCGACCTGTCGGTCCGGACGGAACTGGCGGACGGGAACGATGAAATCGGCCAGCTCGCCGTGGCTGTGGACCGGATGGCGGAGTCGCTGGACCGCATCACCGGACAGCACCGGCTGATCCTGCTGTCAGCGAACGAGGGCATCTGCGGCGTGGGGCCGGACGGAAAGATCGTCTTTGTGAATCCTGCCTGCTGCCGCCTGCTGGGCCGGCCGGCGATCGAGCTGGAGGGGGCCGAAGCGTCGCCGCTGTTTGTCTCGTTCAATCTCCATGATGGCGTCCCGCACCGGTCCGGTGTCCTTGCCGATCTGGCCGGAAAGGAACTGGTATCCGGTGCGGTGCGGCGGAAGGATGGCACGGTCTGCCAGATCGAGCTGACGGTGAGCGAACTGCGGCGGGGAGACACTCCGGCCGGATTCGTGGTGATCTTTGCCGACGTCAGCAACCGCCGCCGCCTGGAGGACCAGCTCGAACAGGCCCGCCGGATGGAAGTGGTCGGCAGGCTCGCTGGCGGCGTTGCCCACGATTTCAACAACCTGCTCACGCTGATCAACGGCAACGCGCAGATGGTCCTCTCGGATGCCCAGCCGCAGAGCCAGATACACCGCGATGCGGCCGGCATACTGGAGGCAGGGCAGCAGGCGGCGGCCATCACACGGCAGCTCCTGATCTTCAGCCGGTACCAGCTCGATGAGCGGTGTTCGATCGATCTCGCCGGGCTGATAGACCGCCAGTCACGGATGCTCTGCCGCATGATCGGAGAGCACATCCGCCTGTCGGTGAAGGCCGAGCCGGGCCTGTGGGCAGTGCAGGCCAATCCGGGGCAGATCGAGCAGGTCCTCCTGAACCTGTCGCTGAACGGTGCCGATGCCATGCGGACCGGCGGAGATCTGTTGATCTCGGCCTCCAACCTCGAATCGGTGGTCCTGGCCAGCCAGCATCCGGCCGGAATTGCACCCGGCAAGTATGTGGTGCTTTCGGTCGCCGATACCGGAACCGGCATCCCGCCCGAAATCCGCAAGCACATGTTCGAACCGTTCTACACAACCAAGGAAGCGGGGAAGGGAACCGGGCTCGGCCTGTCAGTCGTCTATGGCGTCGTGAAATCGCTGGGCGGAGGCGTCGCCGTGGAAAGCGAGGTCGGCAGCGGCACCACGATCCGGGTCTACCTGCCAGCGACGGGCGAGGTTCCGGTGCCGGCCCCGCCGCCAGTGATTGCGGCCAGCGGGAAAAGTTCGCGCATCCTGCTGGTCGAGGACGATGCGCGGGTCCGCAGCGTCACGGCCCGCCTGCTTGGAAAGCTGGACTACACCGTTCTCGAAGCGCCCGGGCCAGGTGAGGCACTCTCCATCCTGGAGACGGAAAAGGGGCAGGTGGATCTCCTTTTTACCGACATGATCATGCCCGGCATGGATGGACAGGAGCTGTGCAGGCAGGTGCGGAGGCGTTATCCCGGCGTACGGACACTGGTGATTTCCGGCTATGCCGGCGAGCTTTACAACAATCCGGAACTGCCTCCGGCCATCGACGGTTTCCTGTCCAAGCCGTACACGGTGACGGAACTGGCCGAAAAGGTCGGGCAGGTTCTGGGAATGGAGAGACCGGATGACGCGCAAGGCCGCCCGCCCGTCGCCTGA
- the ygiD gene encoding 4,5-DOPA dioxygenase extradiol → MPVLFVGHGSPMNAIEKNPYTQMLENLARKIQRPKAILVISAHWMSEGTWVLGMDRPKTIHDFHGFPQELFDVQYPAPGSPGTARLITDTVTDPRIGNDLGTWGLDHGAWSVLRHMYPEADVPVLQMSLYMARPPEYHFNLGQQLSKLRDLGILIAGSGNLVHNLHRMDWGARAKPHDWAVEFDAWLKTRLEARDFSALIKDFHNTEAGKLSIPTMDHFLPLHYILGAADSEDELRFEFEEIHHAAISMRTFGFWPKGI, encoded by the coding sequence ATGCCCGTTCTTTTTGTGGGACATGGGTCCCCAATGAACGCGATCGAGAAAAACCCCTACACCCAGATGCTCGAAAACCTGGCCAGGAAAATCCAGAGGCCGAAAGCCATACTCGTGATTTCAGCTCACTGGATGAGCGAAGGCACATGGGTTCTTGGAATGGACAGGCCAAAGACCATTCACGATTTTCATGGCTTTCCTCAAGAACTGTTTGATGTTCAGTATCCTGCTCCCGGCAGTCCCGGGACGGCAAGGCTCATTACGGATACGGTCACAGACCCCAGAATCGGTAATGATCTTGGGACATGGGGATTGGATCATGGAGCCTGGTCGGTCCTGAGGCATATGTATCCCGAAGCCGATGTGCCTGTTCTTCAGATGAGTCTCTATATGGCCCGTCCTCCTGAATATCATTTCAATCTCGGGCAGCAGCTCTCAAAACTGCGTGATCTGGGCATACTGATCGCTGGCAGTGGAAACCTTGTCCATAATCTGCATCGAATGGACTGGGGTGCCCGCGCAAAGCCGCATGACTGGGCCGTGGAGTTTGATGCCTGGCTCAAGACGAGGCTTGAGGCTCGTGACTTTTCAGCCTTGATAAAGGACTTTCACAATACTGAGGCAGGGAAACTGAGCATCCCGACGATGGATCACTTTTTACCCTTGCATTACATACTGGGGGCAGCAGATTCGGAAGACGAACTTCGCTTCGAGTTTGAAGAGATCCATCACGCTGCAATCTCGATGAGAACTTTCGGCTTCTGGCCGAAAGGGATCTGA
- a CDS encoding enoyl-CoA hydratase/isomerase family protein: protein MTRKAARPSPDGGRITSSVDARGAGLLAIEGHNSLNLLTGGLIAELVSAIRTLSRRRDIRVLVVTGAGERAFVGGASLHDMSKLTPPSARRFITNLHRACHGLRTFPVPVIGRIRGHCIGAGLELAVSCDLRVASEDARFAMPEVRVGIPSVIEAALLPQLVGWGRTRELLYTGNAIGAQKAFEWGLVDRLVPAARLDAEVESLVAPVLECGPNAIRLQKKLMHKWENLPVDRAVKAGIGAFAESFRVSEPKERMQAFLDRKKPE, encoded by the coding sequence ATGACGCGCAAGGCCGCCCGCCCGTCGCCTGATGGCGGCAGGATCACCTCGTCCGTGGATGCCCGCGGAGCGGGCCTCCTCGCCATCGAGGGGCACAACTCCCTCAACCTGCTCACGGGTGGACTGATTGCCGAACTGGTGTCCGCCATCCGGACCCTTTCCCGCCGCCGGGATATCCGGGTTCTCGTCGTGACTGGTGCCGGAGAGCGGGCGTTTGTAGGCGGCGCCAGTTTGCATGACATGTCGAAGCTGACGCCTCCGTCGGCCCGCCGGTTCATCACGAACCTGCACCGGGCCTGCCACGGGCTCCGCACGTTCCCGGTCCCGGTGATCGGGCGGATCCGGGGGCACTGCATCGGCGCGGGTCTGGAACTGGCTGTCTCCTGCGATCTCAGGGTCGCCAGCGAGGATGCCCGGTTTGCCATGCCGGAGGTCCGGGTGGGTATCCCCTCGGTGATCGAGGCGGCACTGCTGCCGCAACTTGTCGGATGGGGGCGGACGCGGGAACTGCTCTATACGGGCAACGCGATCGGCGCGCAGAAGGCGTTTGAATGGGGCCTTGTTGACCGGCTGGTCCCGGCGGCCCGGCTGGATGCCGAAGTCGAATCGCTGGTTGCCCCGGTCCTCGAATGCGGGCCCAATGCAATCCGGCTCCAGAAGAAACTGATGCACAAGTGGGAAAATCTTCCGGTGGACCGTGCCGTGAAGGCCGGTATCGGGGCGTTTGCCGAGTCGTTCAGGGTGAGCGAGCCAAAGGAACGGATGCAGGCGTTCCTCGACCGCAAGAAGCCGGAATAG
- a CDS encoding crotonase/enoyl-CoA hydratase family protein: MSVRIEKKPPLWTVIIDRPGERNAVDRPTAEALSAAFREFDADPEARVAVLWGANGTFCAGADLKAMGSERSNRVTPDGDGPMGPTRMLLTKPVIAAISGYAVAGGIEIAAWCDLRVMEEDAVAGVFCRRWGVPLIDGGTIRLPRLIGLSRALDLILTGRPLDAKEALAIGFANRVVPKGQARAEAEKLALEIASFPQTCMREDRLSAYEQFSMDLPAAIQNELRHGQKAVSSPELMQGLMKFRSGAGRHGKFG; this comes from the coding sequence ATGAGTGTCCGTATTGAAAAAAAACCACCGCTCTGGACCGTCATCATTGACCGCCCCGGTGAACGGAACGCCGTGGACCGGCCAACGGCGGAGGCCTTGAGTGCCGCCTTCCGCGAATTCGACGCCGACCCGGAGGCGAGAGTGGCCGTCCTGTGGGGTGCGAACGGCACCTTCTGTGCCGGGGCGGACCTCAAGGCGATGGGTTCCGAGCGCAGCAACCGGGTGACGCCGGACGGTGACGGGCCGATGGGGCCGACGCGGATGCTGCTCACGAAGCCGGTCATCGCCGCCATTTCCGGATACGCCGTGGCGGGCGGCATCGAGATAGCCGCCTGGTGCGACCTGCGGGTGATGGAAGAAGACGCCGTGGCCGGGGTGTTCTGCCGCCGGTGGGGCGTTCCGCTCATCGACGGCGGGACGATCCGGCTGCCGCGGCTCATCGGCCTCTCGCGTGCGCTGGACCTCATCCTCACCGGACGGCCGCTGGATGCGAAAGAGGCCCTCGCCATCGGGTTTGCGAACCGTGTCGTCCCCAAGGGGCAGGCCCGCGCCGAAGCCGAGAAGCTCGCCCTCGAAATCGCCTCGTTCCCCCAGACCTGCATGCGGGAAGACCGGCTCTCGGCCTACGAGCAGTTTTCGATGGACCTGCCCGCCGCGATCCAGAACGAACTCAGGCACGGGCAGAAGGCCGTTTCGAGCCCCGAACTGATGCAGGGTCTGATGAAATTCCGCTCTGGCGCCGGACGGCACGGGAAGTTCGGGTAA
- the pap gene encoding polyphosphate:AMP phosphotransferase: MFEAAEVGNRIDKADYKAEAAKLRPELLEVQRQLATSDLAVIVIVGGVEGAGKEETVNLLMDWMDARGIEVHAMWGTTDEERDRPRMWRFWRVIPPKGKIGVLFGSWYTDPIVQRTFRQMDEAAFDLEMHRIVQFERMLENENVLLVKFWMHLAKDVQKKHLKKLRKNPDTAWRVTDVTLDFFRKYDRFRSVSEEALRRTSTGFSPWHVIEAADDRYRSVAVTSTLLKTIRKGLDDAARAAAERKKRLKPDLPRPKEHNLIRHLDMTKSLTEKQYDERMEKNQGRLNLLTRRLHDAGRSLLLVFEGPDAAGKGGSIRKLTSAMDARIYQVISVAAPTDEERAHPYLWRFWRYIPMKGRVTIFDRSWYGRVLVERVEGFATKDEWGRAYAEINAFEEQLHGSGIIVVKFWIAITAQEQLQRFKSRKTTPYKQYKLTEEDWRNRAKWNAYEAVACDMIERTSSSIAPWVLVEGNNKYWTRNRVIEATCEQLEHALGDGAKPKKKKSSKK; encoded by the coding sequence ATGTTCGAAGCAGCCGAGGTGGGCAACCGGATCGACAAGGCCGATTACAAGGCCGAGGCAGCGAAACTCCGCCCGGAACTGCTGGAGGTCCAGCGCCAGCTCGCCACCAGCGACCTGGCGGTCATCGTCATCGTCGGTGGTGTCGAGGGGGCCGGCAAGGAGGAGACAGTCAATCTCCTGATGGACTGGATGGACGCCCGCGGCATCGAGGTCCACGCCATGTGGGGCACCACCGACGAGGAACGCGACCGCCCGCGCATGTGGCGCTTCTGGCGCGTCATCCCGCCCAAGGGGAAGATCGGCGTCCTGTTCGGCTCCTGGTACACCGATCCCATCGTCCAGCGGACGTTCCGGCAGATGGACGAGGCGGCCTTCGACCTGGAGATGCACCGGATCGTCCAGTTCGAGCGGATGCTGGAGAACGAGAACGTGCTCCTCGTGAAGTTCTGGATGCATCTCGCCAAGGACGTGCAGAAGAAGCACCTGAAGAAGCTGCGGAAGAACCCCGACACTGCCTGGCGTGTTACCGACGTGACGCTCGACTTCTTCAGGAAGTACGACCGGTTCCGGTCAGTCTCCGAGGAAGCGCTGCGGCGTACCAGCACGGGCTTTTCTCCCTGGCATGTGATCGAGGCGGCCGACGACCGGTACCGGAGCGTCGCCGTTACCTCGACCCTGCTGAAGACGATCCGCAAGGGGCTGGACGACGCCGCCAGGGCGGCCGCCGAGCGCAAGAAGCGGCTCAAGCCCGACCTTCCCCGGCCCAAGGAACACAACCTGATCCGCCACCTCGACATGACGAAGTCGCTCACCGAGAAGCAGTACGACGAGCGGATGGAGAAGAACCAGGGGCGGCTGAACCTCCTTACCCGCCGCCTCCACGACGCGGGCCGCTCGCTCCTCCTCGTCTTCGAGGGGCCCGATGCGGCCGGCAAGGGCGGCAGCATCAGGAAGCTCACGTCGGCGATGGACGCCCGCATCTACCAGGTGATCTCGGTAGCTGCCCCGACCGACGAGGAGCGGGCCCACCCCTACCTGTGGCGGTTCTGGCGGTACATTCCGATGAAGGGCCGGGTCACGATCTTCGACCGGTCCTGGTATGGCCGGGTGCTCGTCGAGCGGGTGGAGGGATTCGCCACCAAGGACGAATGGGGACGGGCCTATGCGGAGATCAACGCCTTCGAGGAACAGCTCCACGGTTCGGGGATCATCGTCGTGAAGTTCTGGATCGCCATCACGGCACAGGAGCAGCTCCAGCGGTTCAAGAGCCGCAAGACGACGCCCTACAAGCAGTACAAGCTGACCGAGGAGGACTGGCGCAACCGGGCCAAGTGGAACGCCTACGAGGCGGTCGCCTGCGACATGATCGAGCGGACCAGCAGCAGCATCGCGCCCTGGGTGCTGGTCGAGGGGAACAACAAGTACTGGACCCGCAACCGGGTCATCGAGGCCACCTGCGAGCAGCTTGAGCATGCGCTCGGCGACGGCGCGAAGCCGAAGAAGAAAAAAAGCAGTAAGAAATAG
- a CDS encoding HIT family protein, with product MNDTARKFGYPDMVLKEYSHWVALLRPWQVTLGSLVLVCKDDAKSFGSISEAAAFELKRVTQDCERALKAAFAYEKINYLMLMMVDPDVHFHVIPRYSTVKIYAGQEFRDPFWPKPPDVFFANTVPPLVRDRLLADLKGRFG from the coding sequence ATGAACGACACCGCCCGGAAGTTCGGCTACCCCGATATGGTCCTGAAGGAGTACAGCCACTGGGTCGCGCTGCTCCGGCCGTGGCAGGTGACGCTGGGGAGCCTCGTCCTCGTTTGCAAGGATGACGCGAAGAGCTTCGGCTCCATCAGCGAGGCGGCCGCCTTCGAGCTGAAGCGGGTCACGCAGGACTGCGAGCGGGCGCTCAAGGCGGCCTTCGCCTATGAGAAGATCAACTATCTCATGCTGATGATGGTGGACCCGGACGTCCACTTCCATGTGATTCCCCGCTACTCGACGGTGAAGATCTACGCCGGGCAGGAGTTCCGCGACCCGTTCTGGCCGAAACCCCCGGACGTGTTCTTCGCCAACACGGTGCCGCCGCTCGTGCGGGACCGGCTGCTGGCGGACCTCAAGGGGAGATTCGGCTGA